The segment ATACGATCCGGCGACGGATCTTGGCTACCTGCTGCACAAACACCCGGCCCGGCTCCAAACTTTTCCTCTCTCCTTCGGGAAAGCCCATGTGTTTTATCCGGAAGCGTCACAGGAACGATGCACGGCGGCGTTGTTGCTGGAGGTGGATCCCGTGGAGTTGGCCCGGGGGAATCGTCATGCCTTTTCCAAAGGGAGTTCTTTGGCCCAATATGTGAACGATCGCCCCTATACTGCCAACTCCTTTCTCAGTGTCGCCATCTCCCGGGTGTTCGGGACGGCCCTGGCCGGTCGCAGCAAGGAACGACCGGAGCTGGCCGGGCAACCGCTTCCCCTGGAGGCGGAGTTGTCCGTGGTGGCCTGTCGGGGCGGGGAGGATTTTTTGCGGGAATTGTTTGAACCTCTGGGCTATGAGGTGGAAGCGGAGGGCTTCCCCCTGGATGCCTCTATCCCGGAGTGGGGGGCAAGCCCCTATTACAAAGTTCGGTTGCGGGGAAGGGTGCGATTGTCTGATCTGCTGACCCACCTGTATGTTCTGGTACCGGTGTTGGATAACGAAAAGCACTATTGGATCGGGGAGGAAGAAGTGGAGAAATTGATCCACAAGGGAGAGTCCTGGTTAGATATGCATCCTCAGAAGCAAAAGATTGTCCATCGCTATTTGCAATATCGGAAAAGCCTCACTCGCTCGGCGATGGCACGATTGACGGAGGAGGAAACCGAGGGGGAACCGGAGTCGGAAAACATCGATCCTCCGGAAAAGGTTCCTCTCAACCGACAGCGGTTGGATGCCGTCTTTGACGAGCTGAAGAAAGACGGAGCCGTTCGGGTAATGGATCTGGGTTGCGGGGAAGGCCGTCTGTTGAAGCGATTGGTTCGGGACAAGCAATTCCAAGAGGTGTTGGGAGTGGATGTCTCCCCCCGGGCGTTGGAGATCGCGGAACGTCGGGTGGGGGTGGATCGGTTACCACTGGCACGGCAGGGGGTCCTCCGCTTGCTTCAGGGTTCCCTGGTATACCGGGATGAGCGTTTGACCGGTTTTGACGCGGCGGCGGTGGTGGAAGTGATCGAACACCTGGAGCCTTTTCAGCTTCACGCCTTCGAGAAGGTGCTGTTCGGAGTCGCCCGTCCGCAAAAAGTGGTGCTGACCACGCCCAATGCCGATTACAATGTGCGGTTCGATGGGTTGCCGGCAGGGAAGTTTCGCCACAGTGACCACCGGTTTGAATGGACACGGTCCCAATTCAGGAAGTGGGGGGATCGGACGGCGGCCGCCCACGGGTATTCCGTGCGGTATCTGCCGGTGGGAGAGTTGGATCCGGAGGTGGGATCCCCCACCCAGATGGCGGTTTTTATCAAGGAGGGGCCGGAAAAAAAAGGAGCCCTTTCTGAAAAACACAACGAAGGGAAACGGGGAGGTGGGTGATGTGGAACTGCGTATACCGGAATTGTCCCTGGTTTTATTGATCGGTGCCTCCGGCTCCGGGAAGTCCACCTTTGCAAGTCAGCACTTTCAGCAGACGGAAGTGGTTTCCTCT is part of the Kroppenstedtia eburnea genome and harbors:
- a CDS encoding 3' terminal RNA ribose 2'-O-methyltransferase Hen1, whose protein sequence is MLLTITTGYDPATDLGYLLHKHPARLQTFPLSFGKAHVFYPEASQERCTAALLLEVDPVELARGNRHAFSKGSSLAQYVNDRPYTANSFLSVAISRVFGTALAGRSKERPELAGQPLPLEAELSVVACRGGEDFLRELFEPLGYEVEAEGFPLDASIPEWGASPYYKVRLRGRVRLSDLLTHLYVLVPVLDNEKHYWIGEEEVEKLIHKGESWLDMHPQKQKIVHRYLQYRKSLTRSAMARLTEEETEGEPESENIDPPEKVPLNRQRLDAVFDELKKDGAVRVMDLGCGEGRLLKRLVRDKQFQEVLGVDVSPRALEIAERRVGVDRLPLARQGVLRLLQGSLVYRDERLTGFDAAAVVEVIEHLEPFQLHAFEKVLFGVARPQKVVLTTPNADYNVRFDGLPAGKFRHSDHRFEWTRSQFRKWGDRTAAAHGYSVRYLPVGELDPEVGSPTQMAVFIKEGPEKKGALSEKHNEGKRGGG